A genomic segment from Streptomyces sp. TLI_235 encodes:
- a CDS encoding phosphoribosyl-AMP cyclohydrolase: MGRMSTTPAAPGSTALDEAVAARLKRTADGLLPAIAQQYDTGEVLMLGWMDDEALHRTLTTGRCTYWSRSRSEYWVKGDTSGHVQRVVAVALDCDGDTLLVKVDQTGAACHTGARTCFDADVLPVAQ, translated from the coding sequence ATGGGCCGCATGTCCACCACACCCGCAGCCCCCGGCAGCACCGCCCTGGACGAGGCCGTCGCCGCCCGCCTCAAGCGCACCGCCGACGGCCTGCTCCCCGCCATCGCGCAGCAGTACGACACCGGCGAGGTGCTGATGCTGGGTTGGATGGACGACGAGGCGCTGCACCGCACCCTGACCACCGGCCGCTGCACCTACTGGAGCCGCAGCCGCAGCGAGTACTGGGTGAAGGGCGACACCTCCGGCCACGTCCAGCGGGTGGTCGCCGTCGCCCTGGACTGCGACGGAGACACCCTGCTGGTCAAGGTCGACCAGACCGGCGCCGCCTGCCACACCGGCGCCCGCACCTGCTTCGACGCCGACGTCCTGCCCGTCGCTCAGTAA
- a CDS encoding imidazole glycerol phosphate synthase subunit HisF — protein sequence MSLAVRVIPCLDVDAGRVVKGVNFQNLRDAGDPVELAKAYDAQGADELTFLDITASSGDRETTYDVVRRTAEQVFIPLTVGGGVRTVDDVDKLLRAGADKVGVNTAAIARPELIREIAERFGRQVLVLSVDARRTPEGTTTPSGFEVTTHGGRRGTGLDAVEWAVRAAELGAGEILLNSMDADGTKDGYDLEMIRAVRKNVAVPVIASGGAGKLADFAPAVDAGADAVLAASVFHFGDLTIGQVKDALRETGHPVR from the coding sequence GTGAGCCTCGCAGTACGTGTCATCCCCTGCCTGGACGTCGACGCCGGCCGGGTCGTCAAGGGCGTCAACTTCCAGAACCTGCGCGACGCCGGCGACCCGGTGGAGCTGGCCAAGGCCTACGACGCCCAGGGCGCCGACGAGTTGACCTTCCTGGACATCACCGCCTCCTCCGGTGACCGGGAGACCACCTACGACGTGGTGCGCCGCACCGCCGAGCAGGTCTTCATCCCGCTGACCGTCGGCGGCGGCGTCCGCACCGTCGACGACGTCGACAAGCTGCTGCGGGCCGGCGCCGACAAGGTCGGCGTCAACACCGCGGCGATCGCCCGACCCGAGCTGATCCGCGAGATCGCCGAGCGCTTCGGCCGCCAGGTGCTGGTGCTCTCGGTCGACGCCCGGCGCACCCCCGAGGGCACCACGACGCCCTCCGGCTTCGAGGTCACCACCCACGGCGGCCGCCGCGGCACCGGCCTGGACGCCGTCGAATGGGCCGTCCGCGCGGCCGAGCTGGGCGCCGGTGAGATCCTGCTCAACTCGATGGACGCCGACGGCACCAAGGACGGCTACGACCTGGAGATGATCCGGGCCGTCCGGAAGAACGTCGCCGTCCCGGTGATCGCCTCCGGCGGCGCCGGCAAGCTCGCCGACTTCGCGCCCGCCGTCGACGCCGGCGCCGACGCGGTGCTCGCCGCCTCCGTCTTCCACTTCGGCGACCTGACCATCGGTCAGGTCAAGGACGCACTGCGGGAGACCGGCCACCCCGTCCGGTGA
- a CDS encoding enamine deaminase RidA (YjgF/YER057c/UK114 family), with amino-acid sequence MTDGPLPGGSAAGPAASRPHRVSGFSPWEDQFGYSRAIAVGDTVLVAGTTAFEGGMVHHEGDPYTQTLAAFEVAFKALAEYGLSAADVVRTRMFITHVRDCDEVGRAHKKLFDEIRPVATMVVVQGLIDSRMMVEVEVEAHRPGLATFLEGKQ; translated from the coding sequence ATGACTGACGGTCCACTACCGGGCGGCTCCGCCGCCGGGCCAGCCGCGTCACGTCCGCACCGAGTGTCCGGCTTCTCCCCCTGGGAGGACCAGTTCGGCTACTCCCGGGCCATCGCGGTCGGGGACACCGTCCTCGTCGCCGGCACCACCGCGTTCGAGGGCGGCATGGTCCACCACGAGGGCGACCCGTACACCCAGACCCTCGCGGCGTTCGAGGTCGCCTTCAAGGCCCTTGCCGAGTACGGGCTCTCCGCGGCCGACGTCGTCCGCACCCGGATGTTCATCACCCACGTCCGGGACTGCGACGAGGTCGGCCGGGCGCACAAGAAACTCTTCGACGAGATCCGCCCGGTGGCGACCATGGTCGTGGTCCAGGGCCTGATCGACTCCCGGATGATGGTCGAGGTCGAGGTCGAGGCCCACCGTCCCGGGCTCGCAACCTTTTTGGAAGGCAAGCAGTGA
- a CDS encoding 1-(5-phosphoribosyl)-5-[(5-phosphoribosylamino)methylideneamino] imidazole-4-carboxamide isomerase gives MSRLELLPAVDVRDGQAVRLVKGASGTETSFGEPLAAALAWQNAGAEWLHLVDLDAAFGTGSNRDLLAEVTGRLDIKVELSGGIRDDESLAAALATGCTRVNLGTAALEAPEWVAKVIAEHGDKIAVGLDVVGTTLRGRGWTRDGGDLYEVLARLDSEGCARYVVTDVNRDGTLTGPNLELLRNVCAATDKPVVASGGVSSLDDLRAIATLTGEGVEGAIVGKALYEQKFTLEEALEAVSR, from the coding sequence ATGAGCCGCCTCGAACTGCTCCCCGCCGTCGACGTCCGCGACGGCCAGGCCGTCCGCCTGGTCAAGGGCGCCTCCGGCACCGAGACCTCCTTCGGCGAGCCCCTCGCCGCCGCCCTCGCCTGGCAGAACGCCGGCGCCGAGTGGCTGCACCTGGTCGACCTCGACGCCGCCTTCGGCACCGGCAGCAACCGCGACCTGCTCGCCGAGGTCACCGGCCGCCTCGACATCAAGGTCGAGCTCTCCGGCGGCATCCGCGACGACGAGTCGCTCGCCGCCGCCCTCGCCACCGGCTGCACCCGGGTGAACCTCGGCACCGCGGCCCTGGAGGCCCCCGAGTGGGTCGCCAAGGTCATCGCCGAGCACGGCGACAAGATCGCGGTCGGCCTGGACGTCGTCGGCACCACCCTGCGCGGCCGCGGCTGGACCCGCGACGGCGGCGACCTCTACGAGGTCCTCGCCCGCCTCGACTCCGAGGGCTGCGCCCGCTACGTGGTCACCGACGTCAACCGCGACGGCACCCTCACCGGCCCCAACCTGGAGCTGCTGCGCAACGTCTGCGCCGCCACCGACAAGCCGGTCGTCGCCTCCGGCGGCGTCTCCTCGCTGGACGACCTGCGCGCCATCGCCACCCTGACGGGCGAGGGTGTCGAAGGCGCGATTGTGGGCAAGGCCCTCTACGAGCAGAAGTTCACCCTCGAAGAGGCCCTGGAGGCTGTTTCCCGATGA
- a CDS encoding imidazole glycerol phosphate synthase subunit HisH, producing MAKNVVVLDYGSGNLRSAQRAVERTGANVTVTSDFQAALDADGLLVPGVGAFEACMRGLRAVRGEQIIGRRLAGGRPVLGICVGMQILFARGVEHGVETEGCDEWPGTVEPLDAPVVPHMGWNTVDAPADSRMFAGLDADTRYYFVHSYGVRRWELEVHSARLHAPLVTWTTHGHPFVAAVENGPLWATQFHPEKSGDAGAALLTNWVSTL from the coding sequence ATGGCCAAGAACGTCGTCGTCCTCGACTACGGCTCCGGCAACCTCCGCTCCGCCCAGCGTGCCGTCGAACGCACCGGTGCGAACGTCACCGTCACCTCGGACTTCCAGGCCGCCCTGGACGCGGACGGCCTGCTCGTCCCCGGCGTCGGCGCCTTCGAGGCCTGCATGCGCGGACTCAGGGCCGTCCGCGGCGAGCAGATCATCGGCCGCCGCCTGGCCGGCGGCCGACCCGTCCTCGGCATCTGCGTCGGCATGCAGATCCTCTTCGCCCGCGGCGTCGAGCACGGCGTCGAGACGGAGGGCTGCGACGAGTGGCCCGGCACCGTCGAGCCGCTGGACGCCCCGGTCGTCCCGCACATGGGCTGGAACACCGTCGACGCCCCCGCGGACAGCCGGATGTTCGCCGGCCTCGACGCCGACACCCGGTACTACTTCGTCCACTCCTACGGTGTCCGCCGGTGGGAGCTGGAGGTCCACAGCGCCCGGCTGCACGCCCCGCTGGTCACCTGGACCACCCACGGCCACCCGTTCGTCGCCGCCGTGGAGAACGGCCCGCTCTGGGCCACCCAGTTCCACCCCGAGAAGTCCGGTGACGCCGGTGCCGCCCTGCTGACCAACTGGGTCAGCACCCTCTGA
- a CDS encoding imidazoleglycerol-phosphate dehydratase, with protein sequence MSRIGRVERTTKETSVLVEIDLDGTGKTEISTGVGFYDHMLDQLGRHGLFDLTVKTDGDLHIDTHHTIEDTALALGAAFKQALGDKVGIYRFGNCTVPLDESLAQVTVDLSGRPYLVHTEPENMAPMIGSYDTTMTRHILESFVAQAQIALHVHVPYGRNAHHIVECQFKALARALRYASERDPRAAGILPSTKGAL encoded by the coding sequence ATGTCCCGTATCGGCCGCGTCGAACGCACCACCAAGGAGACCTCGGTCCTCGTCGAGATCGACCTCGACGGCACCGGAAAGACCGAGATCTCGACGGGCGTCGGGTTCTACGACCACATGCTCGACCAGCTCGGCCGCCACGGCCTCTTCGACCTCACGGTCAAGACCGACGGCGACCTGCACATCGACACCCACCACACCATCGAGGACACCGCCCTCGCGCTCGGCGCCGCCTTCAAGCAGGCGCTCGGCGACAAGGTCGGCATCTACCGCTTCGGCAACTGCACCGTCCCGCTCGACGAGTCGCTCGCCCAGGTCACCGTCGACCTCTCCGGCCGCCCCTACCTGGTGCACACCGAGCCGGAGAACATGGCGCCGATGATCGGCAGCTACGACACCACCATGACCCGGCACATCCTGGAGTCCTTCGTCGCGCAGGCGCAGATCGCCCTGCACGTCCACGTGCCGTACGGCCGCAACGCCCACCACATCGTCGAGTGCCAGTTCAAGGCGCTCGCCCGGGCGCTGCGATACGCCTCCGAGCGCGACCCGCGCGCGGCCGGCATCCTCCCCTCGACCAAGGGTGCACTGTGA
- a CDS encoding histidinol-phosphate aminotransferase: MRIDDLPIRDELRGQSPYGAPQLDVPVQLNTNENPYPLPEPLVARIAERVAEAARHLNRYPDRDAVELREGLAAYLTRTTGHPVTRQQVWAANGSNEVLQQLLQTFGGPGRTALGFEPSYSMHALISRGTGTEWISGPRNPDFTVDLDAARAAIAEKRPHVVFVCSPNNPTGTAVEADTVLALYEAAQAARPSLVVVDEAYVEFSHRASLLPLIEGRPNLVVSRTMSKAFGAAGLRLGYLAADPAVVDAVQLVRLPYHLSAVTQATALACLEHTDTLLGYVEQLKAERDRLVDALRGLGLKVTDSDANFVQFGRFADTHAVWQAILDHGVLVRDNGVPGWLRVTAGTPAENDAFLDAVRFVIKEL; this comes from the coding sequence TTGAGGATCGACGACCTCCCCATCCGCGACGAACTGCGCGGACAGTCCCCGTACGGTGCCCCCCAGCTCGACGTGCCCGTCCAGCTGAACACCAACGAGAACCCGTACCCGCTGCCCGAGCCGCTGGTCGCCCGGATCGCCGAGCGGGTCGCCGAGGCCGCCCGGCACCTCAACCGCTACCCCGACCGGGACGCGGTCGAGCTGCGCGAGGGCCTCGCCGCCTACCTCACCCGCACCACCGGCCACCCCGTCACCCGACAGCAGGTCTGGGCCGCCAACGGCTCCAACGAGGTGCTCCAGCAGCTGCTGCAGACCTTCGGCGGCCCCGGCCGCACCGCACTCGGCTTCGAGCCCTCGTACTCGATGCACGCGCTGATCTCCCGCGGCACCGGCACCGAATGGATCTCCGGCCCGCGCAACCCGGACTTCACCGTCGACCTCGACGCCGCCCGCGCCGCGATCGCCGAGAAGCGGCCGCACGTGGTCTTCGTCTGCTCGCCGAACAACCCGACCGGCACCGCCGTCGAGGCCGACACCGTCCTCGCCCTGTACGAGGCCGCGCAGGCCGCCCGGCCCAGCCTGGTCGTCGTCGACGAGGCGTACGTCGAGTTCTCGCACCGCGCCTCGTTGCTCCCGCTGATCGAGGGCCGCCCCAACCTGGTGGTCTCCCGCACCATGTCGAAGGCCTTCGGCGCGGCGGGCCTCCGGCTCGGCTACCTCGCCGCCGACCCGGCCGTGGTCGACGCCGTCCAGCTGGTCCGCCTGCCGTACCACCTGTCGGCCGTCACCCAGGCCACCGCGCTGGCCTGCCTGGAGCACACCGACACCCTGCTCGGCTACGTCGAGCAGCTCAAGGCCGAACGGGACCGCCTGGTCGACGCCCTGCGCGGGCTCGGCCTGAAGGTCACCGACTCCGACGCCAACTTCGTCCAGTTCGGCCGCTTCGCCGACACCCACGCCGTGTGGCAGGCGATCCTCGACCACGGCGTCCTCGTCCGCGACAACGGCGTCCCCGGGTGGCTGCGCGTGACCGCCGGCACCCCCGCCGAGAACGACGCCTTCCTGGACGCCGTCCGCTTTGTGATCAAGGAGCTGTAA
- a CDS encoding histidinol dehydrogenase yields the protein MRGRRFRPLLTLGPVISRIDLRGSVSDPRDLLPRAEFDVEAALEKVRPICEDVRHRGVAALIEITERFDGVTLESTRVPEERITAALETLDPKVRAALEESIRRARLVHREQRRTDHTTEVVPGGTVSERWVPVDRVGLYVPGGLAVYPSSVVMNVVPAQEAGVPGIAVTSPPQKAFGGSVHPTILAACALLGVTEVYAAGGAQAIAMFAYGTEECRPVNLVTGPGNIYVAAAKRLLKGRIGIDAEAGPTEIAILADETASPRDVAADLISQAEHDPMAASVLVTDSLALADAVETELKAQVAATKHRERVTEALAGRQSGIVLVDDVEQGLEVVNAYAAEHLEIQTRDARAVAARVRNAGAIFIGPFAPVSLGDYAAGSNHVLPTGGCACHSSGLSVQSFLRGIHVVDYTREALADVAAHVVNLANAEDLPGHGDAIRARFDWTVPNS from the coding sequence ATGCGCGGCCGCCGTTTCCGGCCACTCCTTACACTGGGCCCTGTGATCTCTCGAATCGACCTGCGCGGCTCCGTCTCGGACCCGCGCGACCTGCTGCCCCGTGCCGAGTTCGACGTGGAAGCCGCTCTGGAGAAGGTGCGGCCGATCTGCGAGGACGTACGCCATCGCGGGGTCGCGGCGCTGATCGAGATCACCGAGCGCTTCGACGGCGTGACGCTGGAGTCCACCCGGGTGCCCGAGGAGCGGATCACCGCCGCCCTGGAGACCCTCGACCCGAAGGTCCGCGCCGCGCTGGAGGAGTCGATCCGCCGCGCCCGTCTCGTCCACCGCGAGCAGCGCCGCACCGACCACACCACCGAGGTGGTGCCCGGCGGCACCGTCAGCGAGCGCTGGGTGCCGGTCGACCGGGTCGGCCTGTACGTGCCCGGCGGCCTCGCGGTGTACCCGTCCTCCGTGGTGATGAACGTGGTGCCCGCGCAGGAGGCCGGTGTGCCCGGCATCGCCGTCACCTCCCCGCCGCAGAAGGCGTTCGGCGGCTCCGTCCACCCGACGATCCTGGCGGCCTGCGCCCTGCTCGGCGTCACCGAGGTGTACGCGGCCGGCGGCGCCCAGGCGATCGCGATGTTCGCCTACGGCACCGAGGAGTGCCGTCCGGTCAACCTGGTCACCGGCCCCGGCAACATCTACGTCGCCGCCGCCAAGCGCCTGCTCAAGGGCCGGATCGGCATCGACGCCGAGGCCGGTCCCACCGAGATCGCGATCCTCGCCGACGAGACCGCCTCCCCGCGGGACGTCGCCGCCGACCTGATCAGCCAGGCCGAGCACGACCCGATGGCCGCCTCCGTGCTGGTCACCGACTCCCTCGCGCTCGCCGACGCCGTCGAGACCGAGCTGAAGGCCCAGGTCGCAGCCACCAAGCACCGCGAGCGCGTCACCGAGGCCCTCGCCGGCCGGCAGTCCGGCATCGTCCTGGTCGACGACGTCGAGCAGGGCCTGGAGGTCGTCAACGCCTACGCCGCCGAGCACCTGGAGATCCAGACCCGGGACGCCCGCGCCGTCGCCGCCCGGGTCCGCAACGCCGGCGCGATCTTCATCGGCCCGTTCGCGCCGGTGTCGCTCGGCGACTACGCGGCCGGATCCAACCACGTGCTGCCCACCGGCGGCTGCGCCTGCCACTCCTCCGGGCTGTCCGTGCAGTCCTTCCTGCGCGGCATCCACGTCGTGGACTACACCCGCGAGGCGCTGGCCGACGTCGCCGCGCACGTGGTCAACCTCGCGAACGCCGAGGACCTGCCCGGCCACGGCGACGCCATCCGCGCCCGCTTCGACTGGACGGTGCCGAACTCTTGA